GGCCCCTCTTGTTCCCCGCAAAGATGACGGGCCCGCCCAGGCAGAAGTAGTGCACCTCCGGTCTCCTGGACTCTGGGTTGTTCTCCAGGGAGTCGGGCGTCTCGATGGTGAAGCGCTTCAAGATTACGTCTGTGTCCGGGTAGGACCGCAACCGGTCGTAGTGCTCCTGACTCGCCTTCTGCTTCATCTTGGCGAGCTCTGGCAGCGTGCGCGGGACGTTGTAAAGGCCCTTCTTGTTCCCCGCAAGGATGACGGGCACGCCCGGGCAGAAGTAGCGCACTTGAGGCCTCCCGGACTCTGGGTTGTTCTCCAGGGAGTCGGGCCACTCGATGGTGAAGCGCTTCAAGATTACGTCTGTGTCCGGGTAGTACCACAACCGGTCGTAGTCCTCCTGACTCGCCTTCTGCTTCATCTTGGCGAGCTCTGGCAGCGTGCGCGAGACGTTGCGAAGGCCCCTCTTGTTCCCCGCAAAGATGACGAGCCCGCCCAGGCAGAAGTAGTGCACCTCCGGTCTCCTGGACTCTGGGTTGTTCTCCAGGGAGTCGGGCGTCTCGATGGTGAAGCGCTTCAAGATTACGTCTGTGTCCGGGTAGGACCGCAACCGGTCGTAGTGCTCCTGACTCGCCTTCTGCTTCATCTTGGCGAGCTCTGGCAGCGTGCGCGGGACGTTGTAAAGGCCCTTCTTGTTTCCCGCAAGGATGACGGGCACGCCCGGGCAGAAGTAGCGCACTTGAGGCCTCCCGGACTCTGGGTTGTTCTCCAGGGAGTCGGGCGAGTCGATGCTGGAGCACCTCAAGATGACGTCCGTGTCCGGGTAAGACCGCAACCGGTCGTAGTCCTCCTGACTCGCCTTCTGCTTCATCTTGGCGAGCTGTGGCAGCGTGCGCGGGACGTTGCGAAGGCCCTTCCTGTTCCCCGCAAGGATGACGGGCACGCCCGGGTAGAAGTAGCGCACCTGAGGTCTCCCGGACTCTGGGTTGTTCTCCAGGGAGTCGGGCGAGTCGATGCTGAAGCACCTCAAGATGACGTCCGTGTCCGGGTAGGACCGCAACCGGTCGTAGTCCTCCTGACTCGCCTTCTGCTTCATCTTGGCGAGCTCTGGCAGCGTGCGCGGGACGTTGCGAAGGCCCTTCCTGTACCCCGCAAGGATGACGGGCACGCCCGGGCAGAAGTAGCGCACCTGAGGTCTCCCGGACTCTGGGTTGTTCTCCAGGGAGTCGGGCGAGTCGATGCTGAAGCACCTCAAGATGACGTCCGTGTCCGGGTAGGTCCGCAACCGGTCGTAGTCCTCCTGGCTCACCTTCTGCTTCATCTTGGCGAGCTCTGGCAGCGTGCGCGGGACGTTGTAAAGGCCCTTCTTGTTTCCCGCAAGGATGACGGGCACGCCCGGGCAGAAGTGGCGCACCTGAGGTCTCCCGGACTCTGGGTTGCTCTCCAGGGAGTCGGGCGAGTCGATGCTGAAGCCCCTAAAGATGACGTCCGTGTCCGGGTAGGACCGCAACCGGTCGTAGTCCTCCTGACTCGCCTTCTGCTTCATCTTGGCGAGCTCTGGCAGCGTGCGCGGGACGTTGCGAAGGCCCTTCCTGTACCCCGCAAGGATGACGGGCACGCCCGGTAGAAGTAACGCACCTGAGCTCCCGGACTAGTCGGCCCTCTTGGGTTGCTCCAGGGAGTCGGGCGAGTCGATGCTGAAGGCACCTCAAGATGACGTCCGTGTCCGAAAAAATcttcacacaaacaaaaaaaaccccCTAGTCCTCGTGACTCGCCTTCTGCTTCATCTTGGCGAGCTCTGGCAGCGTGCGCGGGACGTTGCGAAGGCCCTTCCTGTTCCCCGCAAGGATGACAGGCACGCCCGGGTAGAAGTAGCGCACCTGAGGTCTCCCGGACTCTGGGTTGTTCTCCAGGGAGTCGGGCGAGTCGATGCTGAAGCACCTCAAGATGACGTCCGTGTCCGGGTAGGACCGCAACCGGTCGTAGTCCTCCTCACTCGCCTTCTGCTTCATCTTGGCGAGCTTCGGCAGTGTGCGCGGGACGTTGCGAAGGCCCTTCCTGTTCCCCGCAAGGATGACGGACACGCCCGGGTAGAAGTAGCGCACCTGAGGTCTCCCGGACTTTGGGTTGTTCTCCAGGGAGTCGGGCGAGTCGATGCTGAAGCACCTCAAGATGACGTCCGTGTCCGGGTAGGACCGCAACCGGTCGTAGTCCTCCTGACTCGCCTTCTGCTTCATCTTGGCGAGCTCTGGCAGCGTGCGCGGGACGTTGCGAAGGCCCTTCCTGTTCCCCGCAAGGATGACGGGCACGCCCGGGTAGAAGCACCGCACCTGAGGTCTCCCGGACTCTGGGTTGTTCTCCAGGGAGTCGGGCGAGTCGATGCTGAAGCACCTCAAGATGACGTCCGTGTCCGGGTAGGACCGCAACCGGTCGTAGTTCTCCTGACTCGCCTTCTGCTTCATCTTGGCGAGCTCTGGCAGCGTGCGCGGGATGTTGCGAAGGCCCTTCCTGTTCCCCGCAAGGATGACGGGCACGCCCGGGCAGAAGTAGCGCACCTCCGGTCTCCCGGACTCTGGGTTCTCCAGGGAGTTGGGCGAGTCGATGCTGGAGCACTCGAGGATGACTTCCCTATCCAGGCGCGACAGTGGCTACAACCTGTCGTACTCCTCCTGCCCCACTGTGTCCTGCAACGCCAGTAAGTACGGTTTGTCGCCGACCTCGATGGCGGAGACGTAGTTCCCGAAGGTAGTACTCTTGGAAACGTGTTCTTGCTGAAAACTATGGGAAGACACGTCTTACTCCGGTGTTCTtcttttgcttcttcttcttcttacacCTCCGTACAACCTTCTCCATAGGAATTCACAAACGTGTGGTTAGCACTAAATTAGAAATTCAGTTTAGCGCGCTAAATTAACGCTACGAAAAACGCCGTTGTGCGGGCTGCGGATTCATTTCAATCGACGTAGATTCTTTAAAACAACAGAAAGATTGCTGAGTTGGAATGGATTCATATCTGCTTCCAGTGTCGCTACAGCGCGAAGACAAAGAAGTGACGGACTGACAGAACATGCGCTGTTCTCACAACTCATTTCTTTATAACCAAACGATTAAGTGTAACGGGATCTGGCAAAAGCAATATTATCAAAACCGAGTCTCAATAATCAAAGTGGTAAGATGTGCAACAAAAAAAATAGCAGACTTCAGCCATTCCTTCGGCTCTCAACTCTGTTACTGTGACAGCGGTGGCATTCCCCTAACAGTAAAGACCACATCTATGGTGGCGCATTCCCACTGTGGTTATTTCTTCTGTACTTTTACTTCAAATAATTGCGAGTACCCACGTACCATGTAAGAATGGCCAAGAAACCAGAGGTTATAGAAGTGATGGTTGGAAAAGGGGGCGGGGGGCAGTATAAGACGTATGTAATAAGCTGGAAAAAATTCAGATATTTGCTGTAATATTTAAACTATTACAAGTTACTAGATATCACAGAAAGAAAACTTTTGTTTAGGTAAAGAATTGGTGACTTCATTTCCATTGTGATTTACGCAACTGCATTACTGTACGGTAGAGTAATTGATAAGTTATGTAAAACAGTCATACTATCATTTAGCAGGACAGCGTCCAAGCACCCACATGCCTGACGCGTCGGCAGCATGGCATTCACTTTGAATATAACTATGAAGTTTCAATTCGCCATTTATGAAATTCAGTGTTTCGTTAATTATGTGTAGTTTCACGGTGATCGGGCGGTTGCTGTAATAACGGCTACACGCTTTTCAGGATAGATGAATTTATCTGATTGTTCTGGTCGTGAATTATTCATCTCTGACACAAAAACTTCTACAACCGATGTAATGAGTGATTTGAAGGAATGTCACTACGACATTTAgtaaaaagtatttttttttcgtgcagtaGTAGTTCTGCTATATCGCGTCCTTGGCGAATGTGTAATATGTACAATAatactgaaaaagaaaactatgTGGCGTTGTCGTTACAACCTCGCTGTTGAAGTGACGTCGTCGATACCTTCGACGTTGATTTCCACCAACCACCTGATTCTCCGCGTGTCCACTATTGTAGGCGTGTGCTATGTCTGACGCTCACCATCGTTGTCATGTAGGCGTATTACGCTGTTTTCACGAGCATgacgacgacgaattgcacgacAACGCACCGCCATCTTGTCATCCTCGCCGGCTAACgcagtgcttgtgctggagtccAAAATAAGTGCACAGACGCCACCGATCACAGAGTCCATGTGTAGCGCAAAACCTTGCATTCATTTCCTTGCGCTTTGTTGCGCGACAGCGCAGTGGCGGGCCCGGCTCTCAAGTGCACATTGCTGCAGTGAAACGGGTTTGAATCCCAGTACTGGTCGTTGTGGACAATGTTTTCTTGAAGTTCTTCGCTCTATGGCGATGGTGATGCAGAGCCCGACGAGGCGGCCGGACGACAATAAGATAACACGACGACGACAGCGGTCGTCGCAAGCGTAATGAAAATTAAAGAGACAAGAAAAGCCCAGTTTCGAGCACCAACTGCTGTCGtagcaaataaaaaataaataataatccCGAAACAGTGAGCGAGAACAGAAATTATATGGCTTCTTTTTGAATATGACAGACGAGTGCGATACACTGTAAGGCTAGCAGTTACGCAGTAGACGTTGAAGCTGTAAATAATTCACGTGGCCGAACGTCTCACTATTTGTTCGAGCTACTGTTTCTTGTAGTACTCCGACAAATGCTCACACCCACTTCTGTAAAGGCAGCCAGCGACAACTGCATACCTCACGAACTGAAGAGGAAAACACAGCAACCCTGTTACGACAGTAAATGCAGTAAGATCCAAGTATGGgccaaagcgcgcgcgcgcgcacgcgcacgcgcacacgcacacacgcacacacacacacacacacacacacacacacacacacacacacacacacacaccatgcaTATGTACCAAAACAAAAGTACATCAAACGACGTCAAAAGAAATAATTGTCACTCCTTTTTCGGCTCGTCTGAATGCGATACTATAAGGTTAACTTCTCGTACATTTCACGGCGCGCTTTTCTGGGAATGTTGAAAACACGCGAGGAATGCTCGCGTATCAAAAGCGCGTGGTCTCGACATGCCTGCTGAGCGCTCACGATGTCGTCCCGCGGCGAGCACCT
This Dermacentor albipictus isolate Rhodes 1998 colony chromosome 1, USDA_Dalb.pri_finalv2, whole genome shotgun sequence DNA region includes the following protein-coding sequences:
- the LOC139047432 gene encoding uncharacterized protein; this encodes MKQKASQENYDRLRSYPDTDVILRCFSIDSPDSLENNPESGRPQVRCFYPGVPVILAGNRKGLRNVPRTLPELAKMKQKASQEDYDRLRSYPDTDVILRCFSIDSPDSLENNPKSGRPQVRYFYPGVSVILAGNRKGLRNVPRTLPKLAKMKQKASEEDYDRLRSYPDTDVILRCFSIDSPDSLENNPESGRPQVRYFYPGVPVILAGNRKGLRNVPRTLPELAKMKQKASHED
- the LOC139047376 gene encoding uncharacterized protein, which produces MKQKASQEDYDRLRSYPDTDVIFRGFSIDSPDSLESNPESGRPQVRHFCPGVPVILAGNKKGLYNVPRTLPELAKMKQKVSQEDYDRLRTYPDTDVILRCFSIDSPDSLENNPESGRPQVRYFCPGVPVILAGYRKGLRNVPRTLPELAKMKQKASQEDYDRLRSYPDTDVILRCFSIDSPDSLENNPESGRPQVRYFYPGVPVILAGNRKGLRNVPRTLPQLAKMKQKASQEDYDRLRSYPDTDVILRCSSIDSPDSLENNPESGRPQVRYFCPGVPVILAGNKKGLYNVPRTLPELAKMKQKASQEHYDRLRSYPDTDVILKRFTIETPDSLENNPESRRPEVHYFCLGGLVIFAGNKRGLRNVSRTLPELAKMKQKASQEDYDRLWYYPDTDVILKRFTIEWPDSLENNPESGRPQVRYFCPGVPVILAGNKKGLYNVPRTLPELAKMKQKASQEHYDRLRSYPDTDVILKRFTIETPDSLENNPESRRPEVHYFCLGGPVIFAGNKRGLRNVPRTLPELAKMKQKASQEDYDRLRSYPDTDVILRCFSIDSPDSLENNPESGRPQVRYFCPGVPVILAGNKKGLYNVPRTLPELAKMKQKASQEHYDRLRSYPDTDVILKRFTIETPDSLENNPESRRPEVHYFCLGGPVIFAGNKRGLRNVSRTLPELAKMKQKASQEDYDRLRSYPDTDVILKRFTIEWPDSLENNPESRRPEVHYFCPGVPVILAGNLKGLRNVSRTLPELAKMKQKASQEDYDRLWSYPDTDVILKRFTIEWPDSLENNPESRRPEVHYFCPGVPVILAGNLKGLRNVSRTLPELAKMKQKASQEDYDRLRSYPDTDVILKRFSIEPPDSLENNPMYGMPEVHHCWISVPIILAGNKKGLRYVPVARRLSELSVQKQKPVSP